A region of the Pseudobacteroides sp. genome:
TAGGGAGCCTTATGGCCAAGCTTTGCGTAGAAGGGAACCTGGGATTTGAAAAAGTATGCAGAGAACTGGATATACCCTATAAAAAAACAGGAAAGCTTGTGGTTGCATTTGATGAGGGTGATATAAAAGGCATAGAAAGGCTAATGGATGCAGGCAAAAAGAACGGCACTCCCGGGCTTTCATATATTAGCGGTGAAGAAGTCAAAAGACTTGAGCCTCATGTGGGAGGCATTGGGGCAATGCTGTCCTCAAACACGGCGATAACAAATCCATTTATATATACTGTGGCATTGGCTGAAAATGCTTGTGCAAACGGTGTAAAGTTCTATTTTAATACTGAGGTCAGGGGTATAACCAAGAGGGAAAACAGATTCCGTATCAGAGCGGGGGGACGGTATTACCATAGCAGGTATGTTATAAATGCGGCAGGTCTGTACTCCGATAAAGTTTCTTCTTTGGCAGGGGATAAAAGCTATAAAATCTATCCTTGCAGAGGCCAGTATTATATCCTGGACAAGAGGACAAGCAAGTATCTCAGTATGCCTGTATATCCTGTGCCAAGGCCTGGAATCGGGGGTCTTGGCGTTCATCTTACTCCAACCATTGAAGGTAATATACTAATAGGACCAAGTGCCGAATACATAAAAACTAAATGCGATTATGGTGTTACCAAGGATGTAATGAACCAGCTCTTTAAAGAGGCAAAGGAACTGCTTCCACCTATCAGTATTAGAGATACCATAAGGAATTATTCAGGCATCCGATCCAAGCTGGTAGGGCCTAAAGTTGGTGGATTCGGTGATTTTGTCATTGAAGAATCAATTATTGTACCGGGGCTTATTCAATTGATTGGTATTGAGTCGCCCGGTCTTACGTCTTCTATTCCCATTTCAGGGATGGTAAGAGATATCATAGGCAGCAAGGAAGATCTTATACCAAAACCGGAATTTATAAGCGAAAGAAGAGGAATAGTTGAGTTCAGGCAGTTAGATGCGGCGGAAAAAGACAGGCTGGTCAGGGAGTGCCCTGAATACGGAGAAATAGTATGCAGATGTGAGCATATTACAAAAAAGGAAATTATGGATGCCATAGAAAATCCTCTGGGTGTGAAGACGCTGGCTGGTATTAAGTATAGGGCAAGGGCCATGATGGGAAGGTGTCAGGGAGGATATTGCCTGACCAGGATTGTTGAGATACTTACGAGGGAATATGGTGTTCCTGTGGAAGAGATAATGCTAAGAGGCAATGAGTCCAAGCTGTTTACAGGGAGAGTCAAATAAAGGGGTTAGAGTATAAAATGTATATAAATAAAGATGTGGTTATCATTGGGGCCGGACCGGCTGGCTTGGCCGCTGCGGTGGAACTTGTAAGAAACGGGATTAAAGACATCATTGTAATAGATCGGGAACCCTTTGCAGGAGGGATTCTCAACCAGTGCATACATGACGGATTTGGTGTAATAAAGTTTAAAGAGGTTCTGACAGGCCCTGAGTATGCTCAGCGGTACATAGATGAAGCAAATAAATTGGGCATTGAAATTATGACAAGCTCTATGGTAATAAGTATGAGCGGTGATAAAGAAATAACTGTACTTAATTCTGAAGGGCTTGCCACCTATAAGGCAAAAGCTGTAATTCTCGCCATGGGATGCAGGGAGAGGACAAGAGGAGCTCTAGGCATCCCGGGCACAAGGCCGGCCGGAATTTTCACAGCCGGAGTGGCTCAGAATCTTGTTAATCTCAAAAACATTATGATCGGTAAGCGGGTGGTTATTTTAGGCTCTGGAGACATCGGACTTATTATGGCTAGAAGGCTTACACTAGAAGGTGTGAAGGTCATTGCAGTAGTGGAAAAAATGCCATATTCAAATGGGCTTGCAAGAAACATCACCCAGTGCCTTGAGGATTATGATATTCCTCTTTTGTTAAGCCACACTGTTATCAATATTGAAGGAAAAGAACGACTTAAAAGCGTTACAATCGCAAGGGTTGATGAAAAGGGTGAGGCAATAAAGGGCACATCCAGAAAGTTTGACTGTGATACACTGATTCTTTCTGTAGGTCTCATTCCTGAAAATGAGTTGTCTTTAGGTGCTGGTATAGATTTAGATGGAGTCACCCAGGGAGCGATAGTGGATGAAAATCTGCAAACCAGTATTGAAGGAGTCTTTGCGTGTGGAAATGTGCTGCAGGTCCATGATCTTGTTGACCATGTATCCAATGAAGCTGAAAAAGCAGCAAGGTCGGTAATCTGCCATCTTAGGAGCAAATGCGGACAGCAGGGCAAAATAGCAGTTAAAGCCGGGCTGGGAATAAGATATGTTATTCCTCATACTGTCTCAGGAGAGAAGGATGTTACATTCTCAATGAGGGTAGACAGACCTTGGGCGGATCGGAAACTATACTTTAAAAGCTGCGGCAAAATAATAAAATCTATCAGGTATAGAAGAATGAACCCTTCCGAGATGGTAGTAGTAAACATAAAGGCTTCAGAGCTGGAGGGTGCTCATGGACTGGAGGTGTTTGTAGATGAAGATTAATAAGGAAATGACCTGTATAATTTGCCCTAATGGTTGTAGGCTTGAAGTTATTTACAACGATTCTCTTGTTGTAAAAAATGCCCTGTGCCCAAAGGGTGAAGAATATGCCCAAAGTGAGCTCTTAAACCCTATAAGAAATCTTACTTCAACAGTCAAGGTTAATAGAGGTCTGCTGCCGCTTGTAAGCGTACGCAGCAGTAAGCCGGTACCTAAAGGAAAAATGTTTGAGATTATCAGGATTCTTAAGGATGTAGAATTAGAAGCACCCGTTGATTTTCACCAAACAATATATAAGGATATACTTGGTACTGGTGCGGACATCATAACCACCCGTGGGGTTAGAAGAGCAGATAGATAAAGGTCTGCTACCGATAATCCTTCGGTGCCAGACCTTTAAGCTCACTAAATCCAATCTATCAAGTTACCTCTTCGATACTGACATATCTTTCATCAATGTCCGATCCATCTGTTAGGTCAAGAATATATCTTTTGAGTTCCTCCCCGGTATAACTGCCGGATTGCTGAGGGCTAATATGTATTGCTCTGTTCCTTCCCGATTTTTTTGCCTTATACATGGCAAAGTCACATATGTTTATATTCTGCTCCAAGGTTAAAAGATCCGGTAAGCCAGGTTCAAACGGCAAATGAGTGCATCCTATTGAGCATGTTTTATATATTATTTTATTGTCTGATATTTCTATAGGTGTATTTCTCATAAGATCCAAAACCTTTTTGGAAAATACCTTTAAATATTCGACTTTTGATTTGTTTAGTATGATGAGGAATTCCTCTCCGCCCCATCTTATGATATAATCATCATCCCTAAGGATGCTTTTTAGAGCCTTTGCAATTTTAACAAGAACAGCATCTCCGGCGGAATGTCCATATACGTCGTTAACACTCTTGAAAAAGTCAATATCAATTAAAAACACGCCTATAACATTATTTTCTACACTAAGATCTCTCTTTTGTCTGTTAAAGAATAATGCTGTTTTAGCCTTAATGAAATTGTCGGACAAATCAGATATAAATTCGTATAGATATCTTCTATTGTATAGCTTGGTCAATGGGTCATGAAGTGACAGATCTTTAAGTTCGTTATTTGCTGTTTCCAACTGGAACGTTCTCTCCCTGACCTTTTCTTCAAGACTTTCATAGAGTTGTGCATTTTCAATCGAAATTGCAATCTGTGATAAAATAATTTTTAAGGTCTCTACCCTGTTAAGTGTAAAGATATTTTCCATCAGGTTATTTTCCAAATAAACAACACCTGATAGGTTATCCTTGAATACGATAGGCATACAGAGCACCGACTTGATGTTTCTCATCCCAATATATTCATTGTTTTGAAAATTGAGGTTGTTTTTTGCATCATCTATAACAACGTTTTCTCTGGTTCTGACAACATATTGTACTATCTGAGGGCAAAAATCATTGCACATATCAAGAGGAATGGATTTTAGAACATCAATCTCTTCTGAGCCCATATTTTTTTGTGCCTCAACATACAGACTGCCGTTTGAGCCCTTCTTTAAAATCAGGCATCCCAATTGTGCACCTGTACTTTCAATAATAGTACGCATAAGTACTTTAAGAAGTTTATCTATCTTTATTTCACTTGCTATTGCCTGTGTAGTTTTCAGTATATACCCAAGGTCCAAGGACATTACTTCGGTGAATTTAGAGGAAGTAGCTTGTCCTCTTGACCCGGATGATTCAATTTCCAGGTTCCTGTTATCCGAGAAAAAGCGTCTGTACTTGTCTTCTATTATTTTTACTTTAGAAGCTGCACCCCAAAGTTTATAGAAATAATAGGCTTCCTTTATATACACTTTAGCTATTAGTTCTTCATCCCTGCCAATCCAGAACTCTCCTATCAGTTCGTTTATTATAGCCCGCATATGTGTGAATTCACCTGAAGCAATGGAGTTGAGGGCTGTTTTATACAAGCCTGTAATCTTCTCTTGCGGTTCATTCTGGATTTTTGCCAATTCTGCAGATACTAAATAGTATTTATGAGAAAAGTTTGAAGGACAATTATCTGACCATATCATTAATTTCTCCATGTTTTTGGTAATGCTTTCGATTATTTCACCCTTCTCGTTTTCATCAGCCTTATCATACATTTTTGCAAGCAATAAAGACTGGAACATACAGTGGTCAGGGATAGGAAAAAATCCCGTTCCACCCTGCAAATACGGATCTGTGAAGAAGTTCCACCTTTTGGCTGCTTCCAGGTTTCCCAGTATATAATTTACCATTAAATTACACTGACCGAATGTACATAAAATAAACAGGTTGTTGCTGTTATAAAGGTCAGCTAGTAATGATTCTTCGCTTTTAAAATCATATGCTGATTGAAGCTGATTTATAGTATGGATAAAGACTTCCACCAAGGGGACAAGCAGTGATACTTTGGTCTCCTTAAGGAGCTTTATGGCATTATTGGCTTCAGATTTACAATTATCCAGGTTTGTTCCTACATAAAGATTACGGTGAACCTTATGGGAACAGGAATAAGACGCATGTTCAATATCACCTGTTTCCAATCCTCTTTTAACCGACAGATCATAGTAGTCAAGGCTTTCGGAATAATGAGCTCTCCAATGGGAAATAAATGCGGCAAATATAAAATAGCATCCTGCTTCTAAGGACCTTGCCTTGTATTTTTCCAAAAGGGCGAAGGCAACCTGATTTAATTTATAAGCCATTTCGAAATTACCCAGGATTGAACCTAATATTATTCCGCACTCTGTATAACTCTTTGTTGATACTTCGGTGGTCCCGTAAGTCAAAGCCATATCAAACATCGTCAGCTGTATTAAAAAGTTTAGGGGCGGATAGCTCTGGAACGCGGCAGGCTGTACTTGGAAAAGCAGGTTCATCATCATTATTTTATTTTCATCCGTCATCTTGGGAAGGTTAATCAAATCCTCTATCTGGTATTTACCTAAATATGCTGCTATTTTACCTATACTTTCGCCGAATTTTTGGTCAATTTGACTAATATCCTGAGGAAGGTCAAAATCCAATAGCTTAAGTGCCTTTCTTATTTCATCTATTACTATTTCTCTTTTTTCTCCGCCAAGGTCAAGGATTTTTGCCTTAAGGGCATATACACGGGCTTTCTCAATAATATTTGTTGCTGTATCAAGCAAATAGGTGCACAATTCAAATGCTTCTTCAACTTTTCCGCCTAAAAAGCTTGTCTCGGTCAACTCATAAGATAAGGCAAAGAGCTTTCCAGGGTATTGTTTCCATTCTTCTGATGACAGTAGAGTTTTTCCGGTAATAAAATAATTAGCTGCAATATCATATGCTGAATTGGCTTTTGCTTTGATACCAGCTGTATAATTGAGGTTTGCCAGTCCAATTCGTTCATCCTGATTTTCAATCAAATCTTTGGCAATGTTCATATGGTTGATCATTTCGAAAATGTTGCTCTCAATATTATTTTCATCCTTATACGCATCAAACAGGATAGTTCCTATTTTCCGATGTATCATGACTCTTTCATTCTCAGAAATTAAAGAATAAGCAGATTGGCAGATTCTATCATGGCTGAAACGAAATTTTATTTCTATATTAGATTTTACAAATTCTTCCTTTGGCATATGGAGCAATTTATATTTATTGTTTGCAGGAACAATAAAGTCTTTTTTGATCGCTATCCATAGAGCATCTGAGATATTTTCAAGTTCGTTGCTTATTAAGTAGAGGGTCTTAAGATCAAAACAGTTACCAAGGCAGGAAGCTGTCTTAATGACTTCCAATGAATCTTTAGGAAGCTCATTTAATGTTTCGATGAGAAAATCAACCACATTATTGCTTATTTGAAATTTCTCTGCTTCATCTAAATTCCAGTTCCACTGCAATTTATCTTCGTTAAACTTTAATATGCTTTTTTGATACAGCGATATTAACAGTTGGCTGACAAAGAACGGATTACCTTTGGTTTTGCGATGTATATAGCTGCTTAACTGTGAAGTGTCGCTATTGCTTCGGTTTAATGTATCAGATACCATTTGGTTTACTGCATTTTCATCCAAGGGCTGTAAAACTAAATGATTCAGAAAATTAGTGCCCCCTATAGCATTCTTTACCTCATTTAACATTTGAACCAAAGGATGTCCTTCCCCAACCTCATTGTCTCTGAAAGCTCCAACGATAAGGAGGTTGTGAACTTCTTGTGAAGCAAGAATATATTTCAAAAAATCCATGGTTGAGAAATCGCTCCACTGAAGATCATCCAAAAAAAGTACAAGGGGATGATTTTTTTGGGCAAAGACTTTTATAAAATCACGGAAAATCATCTGAAATCTGTTTTTTTCTTCTATAGGGTTAAGTAGGGGTATGTCAGGCTGTTCTCCGATAATTTGCTTTAATTCAGGAATGAGATCAACCATTATCTTACCGTTTGAACCTAATGCTTCAGTCAATCGATATTTCAAGAGCTCAATGTTTTTATACTCTGAAACGAGATTCTTTATCAAGCCTTTAAATGCTGATATTATTGCACTATATGGATTATTGCGTTCTAATTGGCTGAACTTGCCGGATATAAAGTATCCGCCTTTATCTATAATAGCTTTGTGCATTTCCATAACAACTGAGGTTTTTCCAATGCCTGAATAGCCGGATATTAACAGTAATTTTATTTCGTTGGTGTACAAGCCTTCGAAGGATTTTTTAAGGGTTTTAAGCTCAAATTCTCTTCCATATAGTTTTTGTGGTATCTGGAATCTATCGGAAATGTCTTTCTGTCCAATTTGAAATTCTATAATTCTGTCTCTGTACTTAAGGTTCTCCAGACAATACATTAAATCATGCTTTAATCCCAGGATGTTTTGATACCTATCCTCAGCGTTTTTAGCCATCAATTTCATAATAATGTCTGAAACAGCCGGTGGAACTTCGGTATTAACTAATTTAGGCTCCATTGGAATTTTTGCTATATGACTGTATACTACCTCAGAATCATCACCTGTAAAAGGCAATTGACCTGTAAAAATTTCATAAAGCATTACACCAAGAGAGTAAAAATCTGATCTGTAATCAACTATTCTATTTACTTTTCCCGTCTGTTCAGGGGAAATATATGGTATGGTGCCCTCCAAGGTGGACAAGTTTTGGGGTTTCTCCATCGAAAGCCCAGTAGAGATACCGAAATCAATAATCCTAAGATCATTGTTCTCTATATTAAATATAATATTGGAGGGGGTTATGTCTTTATGGATTATATTGTGTTTATGGATTTGCATTATTGCTTCAGTTATATTAATGGCAAGCCTGAGCTTTTCCGTGAGACTCATTTTATTTGCTTTTAATATGTCGGCTAACGATTTACCCTTCACGTCTTCCATTATTATAGCCAAGCCATTATTATAGATATCTATATTATAAACTTTAATTACTCTGTCTCCACTTATTTTGTTTATAATTTCATATTCTCTTCTGAAACTGGCTAACTCTTCAGATGTAGGATATTCATTATTCATAACCTTAATAATGACCATACTATTGTCTGATTTGCACAATCCCCTATAAACCGTTGAATTGATGCTTTTAAAAATCTTTTCTTTGACCTCATAGCCAGGCAGATTGATCATATTATTATTCCTCCATTAAATCGCGTACAGACTGTGACATATATTTCGGTAAATTGTGTATTTCGCTTTATAATAAATAATAATGAGGTGTTAAGAATAGCTAATTTTGAGTTGTAGATGGATGGAGAAGCAAATGACAAAAATTGGAGTATGATAATAATTAGTCAAGATTATTATCATACTCCAATTAACAAAGACAAGTATGTATATTGGTTAATACTTTTCAAGGACCGGCTGCAACTGAGCATTCTTCAGAGCCTCAATCACTGCAGGTACTGTTAATTTAAATTTAGCTACTAATGAATTGGGCTTATCTATCGGATTATCCTGGCCAAACGGAATAAAAAATGTATTTTTTGTACTGAGTAATATACCTATACTTTTTGCACTTATTCCCAGTCCATCATTAGTTGCGACGCCAATTACAACAGGCTTATTATTTCTATAAAGCTCTTTTGCCATCATTAAAACAGATGTATCTGTTGCACCATCAGCCAGCTTTGATAAGCTGCACCCTGTACAAGGTGATATAACCAGCAGATCCATTGGTGTTTGATTTTTATTATATATTTCTGCTTCAACTATTGTTTGTATTACGGTATTTCCGGTAATATTATTCATTCTGGCTAAAAAGTCTGCTGCTTTTCCGTAACGTGAGTCGGTAACAGAAACCTGGCTGGACACAATGGGTATCACATCCGCACCCTCGTTAACCAGTCGCTCTAATTGCGGAAAAGACTGATCAAAAACACAGTATGCTCCAGTAAATGCATAGCCTATTTTTTTACCCTTTAATAGCATGACAATCCCTCTCTTGTTGAATAGTATTTATTATATTTACGTTCTTATTAAAGTGTATATGCATATTATTGAGCTGTTATGAAGTAGACGGGTCAGGAGCTTGGCCAATAGTCAAAGCACTCTTTCATGCAGGAGACCACTCAAGGGTGTAAAGATTGGTGTTGTATAACATATTTAGAGGTGCAGGCTTTGTTGTGTCAATGCTCCACATCTGTTTATAGGGAGTGTCAAAATCTCCACAGCCCGATAAATATGCAATTTTTCTACTGTCAGGGGACCAAGTGACAGGCGTGGAGAAACAATCGGAAACAGCAAGGGTAGAATCCCCTTCTCCTTTTGGGCCTGTTACTCGGATCAATGAATAATATTTACCGTTTGAGTAGTGAGTAGCACTATAGGCTATCCTGGTTGAATCTGGAGACCATACAGGGTTATAGTTCTTCCCTTCAAGCCATCCAGGTATATCATAGGTCTTTCCCGAGGTGAGTTCAATCGTATAAATCATCGATATGCTTGCACCTGGCCATGTGTATAATACGAGCCTGCCATCAGGGGATAGGCGTACATTGCTAATAGAATTAGATTCCATATTGGTAATCTGTTTTTCGTTGCTTCCATCTAAAGTACTTGTGAAAATCTGCCTAATCCCGGATGAATCTTCACGTACATATAGTAATTCCTTGCCATTAGGCATAAATTGGGGGTATGATGACCCGGAACGTTTAATGGAACTAAATTTAAATGAGATTATATCATATATTCTGATTTCTTCTCCTGTTGAATAAACCAGCTTGTTACCTGAAGAGTTCCAGTCCATAGACGGGATTGGGTCTGATGTTTGGTCAATTTTTTGAATAGATTCTGTAACCACGTTGAAAACAGAAATGATTCCTTTGTTGTCTGCGTATGCAATCCTGGTAGAATCAGGTGACCAAAATATATTTATAAATGAGGGCTTATCAATTGTTTGACTGGTAAATACATTTGTTCTTCCGGTATCAGGGTTATAAAGCCCGAAGAAAAATGAAGACACATCGTCAAAAGAAGTTATGTAAGCAATTTTACCGGGACCTCCAGGGGGTGGATATGGAATGTACAATTGCATCCCAGGTATGATATTTTGGG
Encoded here:
- a CDS encoding NAD(P)/FAD-dependent oxidoreductase — translated: MENYFDIVIVGAGAVGCAIARELSKYKLQIAVLEKESDVAAGTSGRNSAVVHAGFNNKVGSLMAKLCVEGNLGFEKVCRELDIPYKKTGKLVVAFDEGDIKGIERLMDAGKKNGTPGLSYISGEEVKRLEPHVGGIGAMLSSNTAITNPFIYTVALAENACANGVKFYFNTEVRGITKRENRFRIRAGGRYYHSRYVINAAGLYSDKVSSLAGDKSYKIYPCRGQYYILDKRTSKYLSMPVYPVPRPGIGGLGVHLTPTIEGNILIGPSAEYIKTKCDYGVTKDVMNQLFKEAKELLPPISIRDTIRNYSGIRSKLVGPKVGGFGDFVIEESIIVPGLIQLIGIESPGLTSSIPISGMVRDIIGSKEDLIPKPEFISERRGIVEFRQLDAAEKDRLVRECPEYGEIVCRCEHITKKEIMDAIENPLGVKTLAGIKYRARAMMGRCQGGYCLTRIVEILTREYGVPVEEIMLRGNESKLFTGRVK
- a CDS encoding NAD(P)/FAD-dependent oxidoreductase codes for the protein MYINKDVVIIGAGPAGLAAAVELVRNGIKDIIVIDREPFAGGILNQCIHDGFGVIKFKEVLTGPEYAQRYIDEANKLGIEIMTSSMVISMSGDKEITVLNSEGLATYKAKAVILAMGCRERTRGALGIPGTRPAGIFTAGVAQNLVNLKNIMIGKRVVILGSGDIGLIMARRLTLEGVKVIAVVEKMPYSNGLARNITQCLEDYDIPLLLSHTVINIEGKERLKSVTIARVDEKGEAIKGTSRKFDCDTLILSVGLIPENELSLGAGIDLDGVTQGAIVDENLQTSIEGVFACGNVLQVHDLVDHVSNEAEKAARSVICHLRSKCGQQGKIAVKAGLGIRYVIPHTVSGEKDVTFSMRVDRPWADRKLYFKSCGKIIKSIRYRRMNPSEMVVVNIKASELEGAHGLEVFVDED
- a CDS encoding DUF1667 domain-containing protein, whose translation is MKINKEMTCIICPNGCRLEVIYNDSLVVKNALCPKGEEYAQSELLNPIRNLTSTVKVNRGLLPLVSVRSSKPVPKGKMFEIIRILKDVELEAPVDFHQTIYKDILGTGADIITTRGVRRADR
- a CDS encoding protein kinase domain-containing protein — encoded protein: MINLPGYEVKEKIFKSINSTVYRGLCKSDNSMVIIKVMNNEYPTSEELASFRREYEIINKISGDRVIKVYNIDIYNNGLAIIMEDVKGKSLADILKANKMSLTEKLRLAINITEAIMQIHKHNIIHKDITPSNIIFNIENNDLRIIDFGISTGLSMEKPQNLSTLEGTIPYISPEQTGKVNRIVDYRSDFYSLGVMLYEIFTGQLPFTGDDSEVVYSHIAKIPMEPKLVNTEVPPAVSDIIMKLMAKNAEDRYQNILGLKHDLMYCLENLKYRDRIIEFQIGQKDISDRFQIPQKLYGREFELKTLKKSFEGLYTNEIKLLLISGYSGIGKTSVVMEMHKAIIDKGGYFISGKFSQLERNNPYSAIISAFKGLIKNLVSEYKNIELLKYRLTEALGSNGKIMVDLIPELKQIIGEQPDIPLLNPIEEKNRFQMIFRDFIKVFAQKNHPLVLFLDDLQWSDFSTMDFLKYILASQEVHNLLIVGAFRDNEVGEGHPLVQMLNEVKNAIGGTNFLNHLVLQPLDENAVNQMVSDTLNRSNSDTSQLSSYIHRKTKGNPFFVSQLLISLYQKSILKFNEDKLQWNWNLDEAEKFQISNNVVDFLIETLNELPKDSLEVIKTASCLGNCFDLKTLYLISNELENISDALWIAIKKDFIVPANNKYKLLHMPKEEFVKSNIEIKFRFSHDRICQSAYSLISENERVMIHRKIGTILFDAYKDENNIESNIFEMINHMNIAKDLIENQDERIGLANLNYTAGIKAKANSAYDIAANYFITGKTLLSSEEWKQYPGKLFALSYELTETSFLGGKVEEAFELCTYLLDTATNIIEKARVYALKAKILDLGGEKREIVIDEIRKALKLLDFDLPQDISQIDQKFGESIGKIAAYLGKYQIEDLINLPKMTDENKIMMMNLLFQVQPAAFQSYPPLNFLIQLTMFDMALTYGTTEVSTKSYTECGIILGSILGNFEMAYKLNQVAFALLEKYKARSLEAGCYFIFAAFISHWRAHYSESLDYYDLSVKRGLETGDIEHASYSCSHKVHRNLYVGTNLDNCKSEANNAIKLLKETKVSLLVPLVEVFIHTINQLQSAYDFKSEESLLADLYNSNNLFILCTFGQCNLMVNYILGNLEAAKRWNFFTDPYLQGGTGFFPIPDHCMFQSLLLAKMYDKADENEKGEIIESITKNMEKLMIWSDNCPSNFSHKYYLVSAELAKIQNEPQEKITGLYKTALNSIASGEFTHMRAIINELIGEFWIGRDEELIAKVYIKEAYYFYKLWGAASKVKIIEDKYRRFFSDNRNLEIESSGSRGQATSSKFTEVMSLDLGYILKTTQAIASEIKIDKLLKVLMRTIIESTGAQLGCLILKKGSNGSLYVEAQKNMGSEEIDVLKSIPLDMCNDFCPQIVQYVVRTRENVVIDDAKNNLNFQNNEYIGMRNIKSVLCMPIVFKDNLSGVVYLENNLMENIFTLNRVETLKIILSQIAISIENAQLYESLEEKVRERTFQLETANNELKDLSLHDPLTKLYNRRYLYEFISDLSDNFIKAKTALFFNRQKRDLSVENNVIGVFLIDIDFFKSVNDVYGHSAGDAVLVKIAKALKSILRDDDYIIRWGGEEFLIILNKSKVEYLKVFSKKVLDLMRNTPIEISDNKIIYKTCSIGCTHLPFEPGLPDLLTLEQNINICDFAMYKAKKSGRNRAIHISPQQSGSYTGEELKRYILDLTDGSDIDERYVSIEEVT
- a CDS encoding dipicolinate synthase subunit B, which translates into the protein MLLKGKKIGYAFTGAYCVFDQSFPQLERLVNEGADVIPIVSSQVSVTDSRYGKAADFLARMNNITGNTVIQTIVEAEIYNKNQTPMDLLVISPCTGCSLSKLADGATDTSVLMMAKELYRNNKPVVIGVATNDGLGISAKSIGILLSTKNTFFIPFGQDNPIDKPNSLVAKFKLTVPAVIEALKNAQLQPVLEKY
- a CDS encoding LysM peptidoglycan-binding domain-containing protein, with amino-acid sequence MQLFYTVQSGDTLISISRRWEIPLNSLTASNNLTPPYTIYPGQQLSMPPGINTYSVQPGDSIFSISQKYRISANAIINANGIKPPYIITPNQILTIPSGVPYYVVKPGDTLFGIARRYNVTFKGQPRPDYIIQSNPGITQNIIPGMQLYIPYPPPGGPGKIAYITSFDDVSSFFFGLYNPDTGRTNVFTSQTIDKPSFINIFWSPDSTRIAYADNKGIISVFNVVTESIQKIDQTSDPIPSMDWNSSGNKLVYSTGEEIRIYDIISFKFSSIKRSGSSYPQFMPNGKELLYVREDSSGIRQIFTSTLDGSNEKQITNMESNSISNVRLSPDGRLVLYTWPGASISMIYTIELTSGKTYDIPGWLEGKNYNPVWSPDSTRIAYSATHYSNGKYYSLIRVTGPKGEGDSTLAVSDCFSTPVTWSPDSRKIAYLSGCGDFDTPYKQMWSIDTTKPAPLNMLYNTNLYTLEWSPA